The Malus domestica chromosome 10, GDT2T_hap1 genome contains a region encoding:
- the LOC103440402 gene encoding uncharacterized protein yields MESQKTQHEPSPAAANPAATSCRKKKNEQATFLEDLKDHIDDFVNASMDEHKTCFKKTMNKMFGMSKIVSKRSADTKEVESTLPLQTTVAK; encoded by the exons ATGGAATCACAGAAAACTCAACATGAGCCATCACCGGCTGCTGCAAACCCAGCCGCCACTTCATGTCGAAAGAAGAAGAACGAACAAGCCACTTTCTTGGAGGATTTGAAGGATCATATTGATGATTTTGTAAATGCATCTATGGATGAACACAAAACTTGCTTCAAGAAGACCATGAACAAG ATGTTTGGAATGTCAAAGATCGTCTCTAAGAGGAGTGCTGACACCAAGGAAGTTGAGAGTACTCTGCCCCTTCAAACCACAGTGGCAAAATAG